In Haemophilus parainfluenzae, the sequence TTATCCACGCCATCTTCTTCACCACCGGTGATACCGATTTCGATTTCAAGGGTCATGCCTAATTTATCCATACGAGCAAGGTATTCACGGCAAATTGCCATGTTTTCTTCCATAGGCTCTTCAGATAAGTCAAGCATGTGAGAAGAGAATAATGGACGACCAGTTTCTGCAAAGTGTTTTTCACCAGCTTCAAGTAAGCCATCGATCCATGGAAGTAATTTTTTCGCCGCGTGGTCAGTATGAAGAATAACTGGAACACCGTATTCTTTGGCTAAAGTATGAACGTGTTTTGCACCTGCGATTGCACCTAAAACGTCTGGACGTGCACCGCTTGTTGGTTTGATACCTTTACCTGCGTAGAAAGCTGCACCACCGTTTGAGAATTGGATAATTACTGGTGCTTTCACACGTGCAGCGGTTTCCAATACAGCGTTTACGGAGTCAGAGCCCACGCAGTTTACTGCTGGGATCGCGAAGTTGTTTGCTTTGGCATAAGCAAAGATTTTTTGAACATCTTCACCTGTTACTACGCCAGGTTTTACGATATCTAATAATTTAGCCATAGTTGTGTTTCCTTTTGTTTTGGAGGACAAATCCCTCCGTTTGAAGAATCAATATTTATCCCCTCTGTGCAGAGGGGATAGAAGCCATTTAATTAACCGTTCGCACGTTTTTCAAGAATTTCTACTGCAGGTAATACTTTACCTTCAACGAATTCTAAGAATGCACCGCCACCGGTAGATATATAAGAGATTTTATCTGCAATACCGAATAAATCGATAGCTGCTAAAGTATCACCACCACCAGCGATAGAGAATGCATCGCTGTTTGCAATCGCGTGAGAAATGATTTCAGTCCCTTTACGGAAGTTAGGGAACTCAAACACGCCAACTGGACCATTCCATAAAACAGTTTTTGCATTTTTGATGATTTCTGCTAATTGTTCTGCAGATTTGTCACCGATATCGAAGATAGATTCATCATCTTTCACTTCGGTCACTGATTTTTCTGTTGCAGGTGCAGTTTCAGAGAATTCAGTACCTACACGTACATCAACTGGTACTGGAATGTCAGTGCTTGCTGCTAATTCTTTTGCTACAGGGATTAAATCTGCTTCATATAAAGATTTACCCACATTGTGGCCTGCTGCTGCGATGAAAGTATTCGCAATACCACCACCCACGATAATTTGGTCAGCAATTTTTGAAAGAGAGTTTAATACTTCTAATTTAGTGGAAACTTTTGAACCGCCTACGATAGCAACCATTGGACGAGCAGGTTCTTTCAATGCTTTACCTAATGCATCTAACTCAGCCGCTAATAATGGACCTGCACAAGCAACTGGTGCAAACTCTGCTACACCGTAAGTTGATGCTTGCGCACGGTGAGCGGTACCGAATGCATCCATCACGAATACATCGCAAAGTGCGGCATATTTTTTACCTAATTCAGGATCGTTTTTCTTCTCACCTTTGTTTACACGTACGTTTTCTAAAACAACGATTTCGCCTTCTTTAACATCTACACCGTTTAAGTAGTCTTGCACTAAACGCACATTGAAACCTGCGTCTTTTAAGTAATCAACAACTGGTTGTAAAGAATCTTCAGGTTTGAATTCACCTTCAGTTGGACGACCTAAGTGAGAGGTAACCATCACTTTTGCGCCTTTCTCTAAAGCCAGTTTTAACGTCGGGATAGTCGCACGAATACGCGCATCAGATGTCACTTTGCCATCTTTTACCGGTACGTTTAAGTCTGCGCGAATAAATACACGTTTACCTTTTAAATCTAAGTCGGTCATTTTGATTACTGACATAAGCTCTCCTCTTGGGTTAGTTAAAATTAAACGGGGACATTATACCTAGTTCTTACTAGGTTGTAACGATGTAGATCAAATAAAAAAGCGAATTATGCTTATTTAGGGCAATCGATTACTTGCCATTGGCGATCGTAGCAAATAAATAATTCGTTATGGCTAGCACCTAAATAAGCGCCTTTTAATTGCGGATTATTTTGCTTCATCCATTGAAATAATTCTTTACGGCTTAATTGTTCGTTTGGCAAGGAGAGTGATTCAAATAATGCTTTCTCTTGTTTGAAATAAGCTTCCGCTGAATCAAAAGCGCAGCTGCCGTGTTTTTCCCATTCGCCTTGCAATAATTTTGCGCCTGGCGAGATTGAAAGGTAAGGTTCGAGTGTTTCAATTGGAAGAGGCGCTAAATCACCTTTACAAAAACGAGGGTGATCTGTAACAGAGCGCGCATTCGCATTTTGAGGCCATAAGCCATGCACTACCCAGCCAAATTGATTTTTTGTGCTACATTGATATTGCGCTGAATCAGGTAAATTATTGCCATATTGTGCACGTTGTTTTTCACAGAATGCAGGCGACCAAGATAAAGCCAGCATATAATAATCAACAGGGGCATTCTTGTTTTGACCAATAGCATCATCACGCATGATGACATCATAATTACCAAAATCTTTGGTATTTTTGACCGCACTTTGACTTTGTTGTTGTGTGGTTGTTGGGGCGGGTTTGGTGTCTTTTTTGTGTTCAGTGAAATATTGCCAAATACTAAATGCGGCAAGGGCAATAAGGGAAAGAGTGGAAGCCTGTTTTTTCATAAAAATCCTGTTTAAATTTTGTCAATTTTGCTTTTGTCGGCTATAATTCGCCGCTTTCTCATATAAAGGAATGGTATGGCGTTACTGATCACAAATAAATGCACAAACTGCGATATGTGTCTCCCCGAATGTCCGAATGAAGCAATTTCAATCGGCGAGGAGATCTATGTGATCGATCCTGTACTTTGTACGGAATGTGTTGGTCATTATGACACGCCAACTTGCCAAAAAGTTTGCCCGATCACAAACTGCATCAAGCCAGATCCTGAGCACCAAGAAAGCGAAGAGCAGCTTTGGGAACGTTTTGTGATGATTCACCATTCGGATAAGTTGTAGAATTTACCTGATCTTTTTCTTTTCGTCCAATGACTATGAATAAAACGAAGTTAATTAAAATCGCCATCATTCTGATTTATCTGTTCAGTCCCATTGATATTTTGCCTGAAGCGGTGCTTGGCCCATTAGGTTTAGTCGATGATGCGGCTGCCATTGCCTTATTAATTCGAATTTTATTGAAAAAATAAAAACTTGAATAAAATCAACCGCACTTTGCTTTTCTTATTCTTGCAAAATTCCTTTAATTTCTCTAAACTACGCGTCGGAAAATTTCTTTCCTCATCATTTCACTTTAAACGCTACCCGTGAGTAGCAAAAGGGACCTCAATCATGACAAACGTCAATCAATATGGCTGGAAAGCCTTGGTTGGATCAGCTGTCGGCTACGCGATGGATGGATTCGATCTTCTTATTCTTGGATTTATGCTTAGTGCCATTTCGGCAGATCTTAATTTAACTCCTGCACAATCTGGCTCATTAGTCACCTGGACACTTATTGGTGCCGTGGTGGGCGGTATTTTATTTGGTGCATTAAGCGATCGTTATGGCCGTGTACGCGTGCTGACTTGGACAATCGTCCTCTTCGCCGTATTTACCGGTTTATGTGCAATCGCACAAGGCTATTGGGATTTATTAATTTATCGTACCATCGCGGGTATCGGTTTGGGCGGTGAATTTGGTATTGGTATGGCATTAGCCATTGAAGCTTGGCCTGCAAAACACCGCGCAAAAGCCGCGTCTTACGTAGCATTAGGTTGGCAAGTTGGTGTGTTAGCCGCCGCTTTATTCACCCCTGTATTGCTTCCACATATCGGCTGGCGCGGCATGTTCGTAGTGGGTATCTTCCCGGCATTTGTGGCCTGGTATTTACGTACCCGTTTACACGAACCTGAAATTTTCTCACAAAAACAGACCGAACTTTCAACCCAAAAAATATCGAAACTGGAATCTTTCCAACTCTTAGTAAAAGATAAAGCAACTACAAAAGTAAGCCTTGGTATAGTGGTTTTAACGTCTGTACAAAACTTCGGTTACTACGGCATTATGATTTGGATGCCAAACTTCTTATCTAAACAACTTGGCTTTAGTTTAACGAAATCAGGTTTATGGACGGCTGTTACGGTATGCGGCATGATGGCAGGGATTTGGATTTTTGGTCGCTTAGCCGATAGAATCGGACGTAAACCAAGTTTCTTATTATTCCAACTTGGTGCTGTGATCAGTATCATCACTTACTCTCAATTAACTGACCCAACCGCGATGTTGGTGGCTGGTGCCTTCTTGGGGATGTTCGTCAACGGCATGATGGGCGGTTATGGTGCATTAATGGCTGAAGCCTATCCGACAGAAGCACGAGCAACGGCACAAAATGTGTTGTTTAACTTAGGTCGTGCTGTTGGTGGTTTTGGACCAGTTGTTGTCGGAGCGATTGTCTCTGCGTACTCATTCAGTATTGCAATTGCTTTCTTGGCGGTGATTTATGTCATCGACATGGTGGCGACGGTCTTCTTAGTGCCAGAATTAAAAGGCAAAGAATTGAGCTAAGTGCGGTCAAAAAATTCAACTTTTTGAAAACATCGGGGTTAAAACCGATGTTTTTTATTTGTGAAAAATCAGCCAATTTTAACCGCACTTTGTGCTAAACTATGGTCACTTTTTCCAATTTTGAAGAATTATCGTGTACGCTAAACGTTCAGTTTCTACCCGTATTGCTAAATATTTATTTGTGGTCATTATCTTCATGGGCATTATTAGCTCGTTGAGTTTACTCGTGATGGCAAGCAATAAATCGGATGCGGAAGCCATTAATATCTCCGGTTCTTTGCGTATGCAAAGTTATCGACTATTAACGGAAATGGAACGTTCGCCGGATACAGTCGAACAGAATCTGGTGCGTTATCAACGTAGCCTCAATGCAGAGGCCTTGCTTTCTGTGCAGAATCAGCTTTTCGCACCTTCAGGGGTGAGGGAATCCTATCAAAAAATTCTAAAACGCTGGGCAGTGATGTCCGATTTCGCTCGTGCACATCAAATCGAAAAATATCATGCTGAACTGAAAAGTTATGTACAAGATGTCGATGATTTTGTGTTGGAATTGCAACGCTTTGCTGAACAAAAATGGATTAGTGCGGTTTCTGTGCTATGTGTTTCAATGCTATTGATCCTTGCGATGGTGTCTTATGTCATTTGGTATATGAAGCGCGAAGTCGTGAAGCCTTTAGAGCAGATGACCAAAGCCAGTATGCAAGTGCAAATGGGGCAGTTTAACCATATTCAACTTGATACAGAAAGCAATAATGAACTGGGTATTTTAGCGAAAGTGTTTACGCAAATGTCTTCTGAGTTAGGGCGACTTTATTCGCGTTTAGAAGATGCGGTAAATGAGCAAACGCAAAAGTTGCGTCAAACCAACCGCTCTTTAACAACACTTTATCAAAGCTCACAGTTACTTACGCCCACGAAGATTAATGATAAAATTCTCAGCCAAGTGCTCAATCATATTCGTGTCAGCGAACATTTACGCTACATTGAGTTAGAAATTTTCGGCTCAGAACATTGGGAAATTTCTTTTGGTCAAAAAGATCCTAAACAATCACTTCAAGTCGAAGAACTTTCCATTGAAAATGAAAACTTGGCGGTGCTCTCGTGGCAAGCCGGTTTGCCTTGTCCTGATCCACGCATGATGAAAAACTTAGGGCAAATGGTGGCAAAAGCGTTGTATTCACACAAAACGCAACGCCAGCAAGAGCAACTCTTATTGATGGAAGAGCGGTCAATTATTGCGAGAGAATTACATGACTCATTGGCGCAAGTGCTGTCTTTCTTACAAATTCAATTAACGCTATTAAAGCATAATTTGAAGAAAGAAGACGAGGAATCAAAAGAGAAAAGCATTGCGATCATTAGAGAATTTGAACAAGCTTTATCAGATGGTTATTCTCAATTACGAGAATTATTAGCGACCTTCCGTTTAACGGTACAAGAAGCCAACCTACAGGTTGCTTTGGAGCAAGTTATCGAAAGCTTGCGTTCGCAAACGAAGATGCAAATGACTGTGGACTGCAGTTTGCCATCGCAAAGTTTAAATCCACAAGAATTAGTGCACGTTCTGCAAATTGTGCGTGAAGCAACGTTGAATGCGATCAAACACTCAAAAGGTACGTTGATTGAGGTGAAAGCGCATATCAATGCAGAAGGGGAATACGAAATTCTTGTGCAAGATAATGGCGTGGGGATTCCAACGTTAGATGAGCCAGAAGGGCATTATGGTTTAAATATCATGACTGAACGCAGTCGCCAATTAAATGCTCAGCTTACAATTTCAAAAAGGGAGCAAGGTGGTACGCAAGTAAAAATCACGCTTCCTCACACATTTTTTTAAGGAAAGTTAATGCAAAGTTTACAGCCTTTTCATACCTTCAATATTCCAGCAAATGCGCGTGAAATCATTGAAGCCACATCGATTGAACAAATCCAACAAGCTTGGCAAAAAGCACAAGCTGAAAATCTACCTGTCTTATTTTTAGGACAAGGCAGCAATATGCTGTTTTTAGACGATTTCCAAGGTGTTGTAATTGTTAACCGTTTATCGGGTATTCAACATACAGAAGATAGTGATTACCATTATTTGCATGTTAATGGTGGCGAAAATTGGCATCAGTTAGTGGAATGGTCACTCTCTCAAGGGATTGACGGCTTAGAAAATCTCGCACTCATTCCCGGCTGTGCCGGCTCAGCGCCGATTCAAAATATTGGTGCGTATGGCGTAGAATTTAAAGATGTGTGTGATTATGTGGATGTGCTGAATCTTAACACGGGCGAACAATTCCGCTTACAGGCTAACGAATGTGAATTTGGTTATCGTGAAAGTATTTTCAAACATCGCTATGCGCAAGGTTATGTGATTACAGCGGTTGGATTGAAATTAGCCAAAAATTGGCAACCGATTTTAAAATATGGCTCATTAGTGAATTTTGATCCTCAAACTGTAACGGCAAAACAAGTGTTTGATGAAGTGTGCCATATTCGCCGTAGTAAATTGCCCGATCCAAAAGAATTTGGCAACGCGGGCAGTTTCTTCAAAAATCCTGTGGTGAGCGCCGAGCAATTTGCGAAAATTCAAAAACAGGTCGAAAATCTACCGCACTTTCCACAATCGGATGGCTCTGTGAAACTTGCAGCAGGTTGGTTAATCGATCAATGCCATTTAAAAGGTTTTCAAATCGGTGGTGCGGCTGTTCATCAACAACAAGCTTTAGTGCTGATTAATAAAGGTAATGCTACTGGGCAGGATGTTGTTAAGTTAGCACATCATATCCGTCAAACCGTGGCAGATAAATTTGGTGTGTATTTACAGCCTGAGGTGCGCTTTATGGGCGCAAAGGGCGAAGTGAATTCAGAGCAAGCTATTAGTTAATTTATAGAGGAAAGCAATCATGAACTTTAAAGACATTTTAGAGACTTTACCAAGCATTGAGCATCTAACAGGTCTGGATGTTTTAAACGGTGAAACCGTGATTCATCATATTCCTGCAGCACCAGGCAAGCTTGGCTCACTTCGTCTTTATAATGCACTAGCTGAAAAATTTAACGGAAAATTAGACCGCACTTCAGCGCAGCAAGGCATTGAATGGTTTGCTGAACACGTTGAAGATGCGAAACAAAATCCTGGAAAACACCCGAATATTGATTTATTGTTTAAAGTGGTGGCAGAGGATGTAGTTTATTCGCTTGTGCCATTAAACTAATTTGGAAAATTTTCAGTGATTAATTTGAACTTTTAATCGTTAAAAACTGTCAAATGAAACAAATTGAGGTATAATGACAACAGTTGTTATACAATAACAAATAAGTAATGAGTCGGGGCCTAGCTCCGCATGCTGTGAGGAGAAG encodes:
- the fbaA gene encoding class II fructose-bisphosphate aldolase — protein: MAKLLDIVKPGVVTGEDVQKIFAYAKANNFAIPAVNCVGSDSVNAVLETAARVKAPVIIQFSNGGAAFYAGKGIKPTSGARPDVLGAIAGAKHVHTLAKEYGVPVILHTDHAAKKLLPWIDGLLEAGEKHFAETGRPLFSSHMLDLSEEPMEENMAICREYLARMDKLGMTLEIEIGITGGEEDGVDNSDVDESRLYTQPSDVLYVYDQLNPVSPNFTVAAAFGNVHGVYKPGNVKLKPSILGASQEFVAKERNLPAKPINFVFHGGSGSSREEIREAISYGAIKMNIDTDTQWAAWNGILNFYKANEAYLQGQLGNPEGPDVPNKKYYDPRVWLRKMEESMSKRLEQSFEDLNCVDVL
- the pgk gene encoding phosphoglycerate kinase codes for the protein MSVIKMTDLDLKGKRVFIRADLNVPVKDGKVTSDARIRATIPTLKLALEKGAKVMVTSHLGRPTEGEFKPEDSLQPVVDYLKDAGFNVRLVQDYLNGVDVKEGEIVVLENVRVNKGEKKNDPELGKKYAALCDVFVMDAFGTAHRAQASTYGVAEFAPVACAGPLLAAELDALGKALKEPARPMVAIVGGSKVSTKLEVLNSLSKIADQIIVGGGIANTFIAAAGHNVGKSLYEADLIPVAKELAASTDIPVPVDVRVGTEFSETAPATEKSVTEVKDDESIFDIGDKSAEQLAEIIKNAKTVLWNGPVGVFEFPNFRKGTEIISHAIANSDAFSIAGGGDTLAAIDLFGIADKISYISTGGGAFLEFVEGKVLPAVEILEKRANG
- a CDS encoding ribonuclease T2 family protein — encoded protein: MKKQASTLSLIALAAFSIWQYFTEHKKDTKPAPTTTQQQSQSAVKNTKDFGNYDVIMRDDAIGQNKNAPVDYYMLALSWSPAFCEKQRAQYGNNLPDSAQYQCSTKNQFGWVVHGLWPQNANARSVTDHPRFCKGDLAPLPIETLEPYLSISPGAKLLQGEWEKHGSCAFDSAEAYFKQEKALFESLSLPNEQLSRKELFQWMKQNNPQLKGAYLGASHNELFICYDRQWQVIDCPK
- a CDS encoding YfhL family 4Fe-4S dicluster ferredoxin, coding for MALLITNKCTNCDMCLPECPNEAISIGEEIYVIDPVLCTECVGHYDTPTCQKVCPITNCIKPDPEHQESEEQLWERFVMIHHSDKL
- a CDS encoding DUF1232 domain-containing protein gives rise to the protein MNKTKLIKIAIILIYLFSPIDILPEAVLGPLGLVDDAAAIALLIRILLKK
- a CDS encoding MFS transporter — its product is MTNVNQYGWKALVGSAVGYAMDGFDLLILGFMLSAISADLNLTPAQSGSLVTWTLIGAVVGGILFGALSDRYGRVRVLTWTIVLFAVFTGLCAIAQGYWDLLIYRTIAGIGLGGEFGIGMALAIEAWPAKHRAKAASYVALGWQVGVLAAALFTPVLLPHIGWRGMFVVGIFPAFVAWYLRTRLHEPEIFSQKQTELSTQKISKLESFQLLVKDKATTKVSLGIVVLTSVQNFGYYGIMIWMPNFLSKQLGFSLTKSGLWTAVTVCGMMAGIWIFGRLADRIGRKPSFLLFQLGAVISIITYSQLTDPTAMLVAGAFLGMFVNGMMGGYGALMAEAYPTEARATAQNVLFNLGRAVGGFGPVVVGAIVSAYSFSIAIAFLAVIYVIDMVATVFLVPELKGKELS
- the narQ gene encoding nitrate/nitrite two-component system sensor histidine kinase NarQ, producing the protein MYAKRSVSTRIAKYLFVVIIFMGIISSLSLLVMASNKSDAEAINISGSLRMQSYRLLTEMERSPDTVEQNLVRYQRSLNAEALLSVQNQLFAPSGVRESYQKILKRWAVMSDFARAHQIEKYHAELKSYVQDVDDFVLELQRFAEQKWISAVSVLCVSMLLILAMVSYVIWYMKREVVKPLEQMTKASMQVQMGQFNHIQLDTESNNELGILAKVFTQMSSELGRLYSRLEDAVNEQTQKLRQTNRSLTTLYQSSQLLTPTKINDKILSQVLNHIRVSEHLRYIELEIFGSEHWEISFGQKDPKQSLQVEELSIENENLAVLSWQAGLPCPDPRMMKNLGQMVAKALYSHKTQRQQEQLLLMEERSIIARELHDSLAQVLSFLQIQLTLLKHNLKKEDEESKEKSIAIIREFEQALSDGYSQLRELLATFRLTVQEANLQVALEQVIESLRSQTKMQMTVDCSLPSQSLNPQELVHVLQIVREATLNAIKHSKGTLIEVKAHINAEGEYEILVQDNGVGIPTLDEPEGHYGLNIMTERSRQLNAQLTISKREQGGTQVKITLPHTFF
- the murB gene encoding UDP-N-acetylmuramate dehydrogenase → MQSLQPFHTFNIPANAREIIEATSIEQIQQAWQKAQAENLPVLFLGQGSNMLFLDDFQGVVIVNRLSGIQHTEDSDYHYLHVNGGENWHQLVEWSLSQGIDGLENLALIPGCAGSAPIQNIGAYGVEFKDVCDYVDVLNLNTGEQFRLQANECEFGYRESIFKHRYAQGYVITAVGLKLAKNWQPILKYGSLVNFDPQTVTAKQVFDEVCHIRRSKLPDPKEFGNAGSFFKNPVVSAEQFAKIQKQVENLPHFPQSDGSVKLAAGWLIDQCHLKGFQIGGAAVHQQQALVLINKGNATGQDVVKLAHHIRQTVADKFGVYLQPEVRFMGAKGEVNSEQAIS
- a CDS encoding DUF2322 family protein, which encodes MNFKDILETLPSIEHLTGLDVLNGETVIHHIPAAPGKLGSLRLYNALAEKFNGKLDRTSAQQGIEWFAEHVEDAKQNPGKHPNIDLLFKVVAEDVVYSLVPLN